One Thiocapsa sp. genomic window carries:
- the nifD gene encoding nitrogenase molybdenum-iron protein alpha chain, with protein sequence MSALTREETQALIQEVLEVYPEKAQKDRAKHLAVNDQSVEQSKKCITSNRKSLPGVMTVRGCAYAGSKGVVWGPIKDMIHISHGPVGCGAYSRAGRRNYYVGMTGVNTFGTMNFTSDFQEKDIVFGGDKKLDKLITEIEGLFPLSKGISIQSECPIGLIGDDIEAVAKKQSKALDKPVVPVRCEGFRGVSQSLGHHIANDAIRDWVIGNRDGDESFQIGPYDVAVIGDYNIGGDAWSSRILLEEMGLRVVAQWSGDGTLSEMELTPKVKLNLIHCYRSMNYISRHMEEKYGVPWMEYNFFGPTKIAESLRKIAAFFDETIQANAEQVIAKYTAEYEAIIAKYRPRLEGKRVMLYVGGLRPRHVIGAYEDLGMEVVGTGYEFAHNDDYDRTIKEMGNATLLYDDITGYEFEEFVKKVKPDLIGSGIKEKYIFQKMGIPFRQMHSWDYSGPYHGYDGFAIFARDMDMTINNPCWSKMAAPWQSPAADEALLKQAVG encoded by the coding sequence ATGTCAGCATTGACTCGCGAAGAGACCCAGGCCCTCATCCAAGAGGTGCTCGAGGTCTATCCCGAAAAGGCGCAGAAGGATCGCGCCAAGCATTTGGCGGTCAACGACCAATCGGTCGAGCAGTCCAAAAAGTGCATTACCTCCAACCGCAAGTCCCTGCCCGGTGTCATGACCGTGCGCGGCTGTGCCTATGCCGGCTCCAAGGGCGTGGTGTGGGGTCCGATCAAGGACATGATCCACATCTCGCACGGCCCGGTCGGCTGCGGTGCCTATTCGCGTGCCGGTCGTCGCAACTACTACGTCGGCATGACCGGCGTGAACACCTTCGGCACCATGAACTTCACCTCGGATTTCCAGGAGAAGGACATCGTCTTCGGCGGCGACAAGAAGCTCGACAAGCTGATCACCGAGATCGAAGGTCTCTTCCCGCTGAGCAAGGGCATCAGCATCCAGTCCGAGTGTCCGATCGGTCTGATCGGCGACGACATCGAGGCGGTCGCCAAGAAGCAGAGCAAGGCACTCGACAAGCCGGTCGTGCCGGTGCGCTGCGAGGGTTTCCGCGGCGTGTCCCAGTCCCTGGGGCATCACATCGCCAACGACGCGATCCGCGACTGGGTCATCGGCAACCGTGACGGCGACGAGTCCTTCCAGATCGGTCCTTACGACGTGGCCGTGATCGGCGACTACAACATCGGCGGCGACGCCTGGTCCTCGCGCATCCTGCTCGAAGAGATGGGTCTGCGCGTGGTGGCACAGTGGTCCGGCGACGGCACCCTCTCCGAGATGGAGCTGACCCCCAAGGTCAAGCTGAACCTGATCCACTGCTACCGCTCCATGAACTACATCTCCCGTCACATGGAAGAGAAGTACGGGGTGCCGTGGATGGAGTACAACTTCTTCGGCCCGACCAAGATCGCCGAGTCCTTGCGCAAGATCGCCGCCTTCTTCGACGAGACCATCCAGGCCAACGCCGAGCAGGTCATCGCCAAATACACGGCCGAGTACGAGGCGATCATCGCCAAGTACCGTCCGCGCCTGGAAGGCAAGCGGGTCATGCTCTATGTCGGCGGGCTGCGTCCGCGCCACGTGATCGGCGCCTACGAAGATCTCGGCATGGAAGTGGTCGGCACCGGGTACGAGTTCGCCCACAACGACGACTACGACCGCACCATCAAGGAGATGGGCAACGCGACCCTGCTCTACGACGACATCACGGGCTACGAGTTCGAAGAGTTCGTCAAGAAGGTCAAGCCGGATCTGATCGGCTCGGGCATCAAGGAGAAGTACATCTTCCAGAAGATGGGCATCCCCTTCCGCCAGATGCATTCCTGGGATTACTCCGGCCCCTATCACGGCTACGACGGCTTCGCCATCTTTGCCCGGGATATGGACATGACGATCAACAATCCCTGTTGGTCGAAAATGGCTGCTCCGTGGCAAAGCCCCGCAGCCGATGAAGCATTGCTGAAACAAGCGGTCGGCTGA
- a CDS encoding NAD(+)--dinitrogen-reductase ADP-D-ribosyltransferase: MDNNRQTEQPPPATLPANARLPINHCNLPAVILGSLTYQRHPVPLELDGIRHFHADLFRTLTPIPQHAARAQAFQDYVSAHFLLDHLDEAGLGLGKAKKKRVNANYLRMARGWSFDSDGREGAILKRWVESRFGLLARHHAGPLQGRHSEAYQHYVAEGTRGLYATNALEAQLDLLYTYCQYELLQAHPEETHLSLYRGINRIDEHEILETLGGGRYRVLFNNLNSFTSSRERADEFGDYILIAEVPLPKIFFFNRLLPGMLKGEGEFVVIGGVYEVSISTL; this comes from the coding sequence ATGGACAACAACCGACAAACCGAACAACCGCCACCCGCCACGCTCCCGGCCAACGCCCGTCTCCCCATCAATCACTGCAACCTGCCGGCCGTGATCCTGGGCAGCCTGACCTATCAACGTCACCCGGTCCCGCTGGAGCTCGACGGCATCCGCCACTTCCACGCGGATCTCTTCCGCACCCTGACGCCGATCCCGCAACACGCGGCGCGCGCCCAAGCCTTTCAGGACTACGTCAGCGCCCACTTCCTTCTGGATCATCTCGACGAAGCCGGTTTGGGCCTCGGCAAGGCCAAGAAGAAACGCGTCAACGCCAACTATCTGCGCATGGCACGCGGCTGGTCCTTCGACTCGGACGGCCGTGAAGGTGCCATCCTCAAGCGCTGGGTCGAGAGCCGCTTCGGCCTGCTCGCCCGACACCACGCCGGCCCGCTCCAAGGCAGACACAGCGAGGCGTACCAGCACTATGTCGCCGAGGGCACCCGCGGCCTCTACGCCACCAACGCCCTGGAGGCTCAGCTCGACCTCCTCTATACCTATTGTCAGTACGAGCTCCTCCAGGCCCACCCCGAAGAGACCCACCTCAGCCTCTACCGCGGCATCAACCGCATCGACGAGCACGAGATCCTCGAAACCCTCGGCGGCGGGCGCTACCGGGTGCTCTTCAACAACCTCAACAGCTTCACCAGCAGCCGCGAGCGCGCCGACGAGTTCGGCGATTACATCCTGATTGCGGAGGTGCCTCTGCCGAAGATTTTCTTCTTCAATCGGTTACTGCCGGGGATGCTGAAGGGGGAGGGTGAGTTCGTGGTGATTGGGGGGGTGTATGAGGTTTCGATTAGTACGCTTTGA
- the nifH gene encoding nitrogenase iron protein produces the protein MAMRQCAIYGKGGIGKSTTTQNLVAGLAELGKKVMIVGCDPKADSTRLILHAKAQNTIMQMAADAGSVEDLELEDVLKVGYGNIKCVESGGPEPGVGCAGRGVITAINFLEEEGAYEEDLDFVFYDVLGDVVCGGFAMPIRENKAQEIYIVCSGEMMAMFAANNIAKGIVKYASSGSVRLAGLICNSRNTAREDELIMELARQLGTQMIHFVPRDNVVQRAEIRRMTVIEYDPKAKQAQEYRDLANKIINNKNFVIPTPITMDALEDLLMGFGLMDGEDESIVGKTAEEEAVAA, from the coding sequence ATGGCTATGCGTCAATGTGCCATCTACGGCAAAGGCGGAATCGGCAAGTCCACCACCACTCAGAACCTCGTAGCCGGTCTCGCCGAGCTCGGCAAGAAGGTCATGATCGTCGGGTGTGACCCCAAGGCCGACTCCACCCGTCTGATCCTGCACGCCAAGGCACAGAATACCATCATGCAGATGGCGGCCGACGCCGGCTCGGTCGAAGATCTCGAGCTGGAAGACGTGCTCAAGGTCGGTTACGGCAACATCAAATGCGTCGAGTCCGGTGGCCCGGAGCCGGGCGTGGGTTGCGCCGGTCGCGGCGTCATCACGGCCATCAACTTCCTCGAAGAGGAAGGCGCCTATGAGGAGGACCTCGACTTCGTCTTCTACGACGTGCTCGGCGACGTGGTCTGCGGCGGGTTCGCCATGCCGATCCGCGAGAACAAGGCGCAAGAGATCTACATTGTGTGCTCGGGCGAGATGATGGCCATGTTCGCGGCCAACAACATCGCCAAGGGCATCGTGAAATACGCCAGCTCGGGCTCGGTGCGTCTGGCCGGCCTCATCTGCAACAGCCGCAACACCGCCCGTGAAGACGAGCTGATCATGGAGCTGGCCCGTCAGCTGGGCACCCAGATGATCCACTTCGTGCCGCGCGACAACGTCGTTCAGCGTGCCGAGATCCGCCGCATGACGGTCATCGAGTACGACCCCAAGGCCAAGCAGGCGCAAGAGTATCGCGACCTGGCCAACAAGATCATCAACAACAAGAACTTCGTGATCCCCACGCCGATCACCATGGATGCGCTCGAAGATCTGCTGATGGGATTCGGCCTGATGGACGGCGAGGACGAGAGCATCGTCGGCAAGACCGCGGAAGAAGAGGCGGTCGCGGCCTGA